Part of the Planococcus plakortidis genome is shown below.
CGAAAGTGAAAGAGCAGCTGCTCGCCGGCCTCCCTGTAAAGGAAACCATCGCTTCAGGAGATACGAAAGTGTCTGTAGCGGTGGAAGTGGTCGAGCCGATCGATGTCGATTTCCGGCTGGTCGCACCTGAAGAATTCGCGACGGCGCTGCATCATTTCACCGGCTCGAAAGACCATAATGTAAGGATGCGCCAACTGGCCAAGGCGAAAAAAGAGAAAATCAGCGAGTACGGGGTGGAGCAGGAAGACGGTTCTGTCTTGACGTTCGAATCGGAAGAAGCATTCTTTGCCCATTTCGATTTGTCGTTCATCCCGCCGACCGTACGTGAGGATGGCCGCGAAATCGACCGCATCGATGAATTGCCACACCTTGTCACAGTTGATGATATCCGCGGTGATTTGCATATGCACACGACCTGGTCGGACGGGGCGCATTCCATCGATGAAATGATTGACGCGTGCCGCGGGGAAGGATACGAATACATGGTCATCACCGATCATTCGCAATACCTGAAAGTCGCGAACGGCTTGACGCCTGAGCGCTTGATTGAACAAAACGGGAAAATACGCGAAGCGAATAAACGCCATGAGGGCATCGAAGTATTGTCCGGTACGGAAATGGACATCTTGCCGGATGGCAGTTTGGATTTTGATGACGAAGTGCTCGCAAAACTGGATTTTGTCATCGCGAGCATCCATTCAAGTTTCCAGCAACCGCAAGAACAGATCATGGCGCGTATCTTGACGGCGATGAAGAACCCGTACGTCCATATGATCGCGCATCCGACCGGCCGTATCGTCGGGAAACGCGATGGCTACAACCCCGATGTCGAGCAGATCCTCGACTGGGCCAAGGAATACGGCAAAATCGTCGAGTTGAACGCGAGCCCATATCGCCTCGACCTCGCAGTCGAATGGCTCGTCATGGCACAGGAAAAAGGCGTCCCGGTCGCCATCAATACCGATGCCCACTCAATCGAAGGATTGGACGTCATGGCAACAGGCGTCCGCCACGCACAGAAAGCATGGCTGAAAAAAGACAATGTGGTCAATACATGGCCGCTTGAGAAGTTAAGAGATTTCTTGAAACGATAAAGGAGGAGTTTATATGATCGCAGAGCGCGCATTACGAACTCTCGAATTCTATAAAATCCGCGAAGAAGTGGCGGCATTCTGCACCTCATCACTTGGAAAAGGGTTAGTGAAAGAATTGCTGCCGTCCACTGACATCGCGGAAGTGAACCGCTTGCTCGAGGAAATGGACGAAGCAGCGCAATTATTGCGCGTCAAGAATAATGTGCCCATGGGCGGCATTTCCGATATCCGCCCCCATGCGAAACGCGCACAAATTGGTGGCTCTTTGAGTCCGGTAGAATTGATGGAAGTCTCGTCAACGATCCGCGCGAGCCGCATTTTACGGCATTTCCTTGAAGCGTTCGACGCAGAAGAAGATGCCCCCATCCCCCATTTCATGGAGAAAAAAGAAAGCATGCCGATTTTGACACAGCTCGAACATGACATCAACGCATGCATCGATGACAACGGCGCAGTGGTCGACAGCGCAAGCCCGGAACTTCGCAGCATTCGCCAATCGCTGCGTGCGCAGGAAAGCCGCGTACGCGAAAAACTCGAAAGCCTGATCCGCGGGCGCAATGCCTCGAAAATGCTGTCGGACTCAATAGTCACCATCCGCAATGACCGCTTTGTCATCCCGGTCAAGCAGGAATACAGAAGCCATTATGGCGGCATCGTCCACGATCAATCATCTTCTGGCCAGACATTGTTCATCGAGCCGAATGCTGTCGTACAGGCGAATAATGAAGTGCGCCGCCTCAAGCTGAAAGAAAAAGAAGAGATCGACCGCATTCTCCAGATGCTGTCTGCCAAAGTGCAGGAAGTCGCGCATGAATTGTTTACCTTGGTCGGCGTATTGGCAGAGGTGGATTTGATTCTTGCGAAAGCGAAATACGGGCAAGCCCATAAATGTTCGACTCCCGAAATGAACACGGAAGGCTATATCAATTTGAAGAAAGCGCGCCATCCGCTCATCCCGCAGGACGAAGTGGTGCCGAACGATATCGAGTTCGGGAGGGACATCACCGCAATTGTCATCACCGGCCCAAATACAGGCGGGAAAACCGTCACCTTGAAAACGGTCGGCCTGTCGACTTTGATGGCACAGGCAGGGCTGCCCGTGCCGGCACTCGAAGGATCGGAACTGGCCGTATTCGATCAGGTTTTCGCTGATATCGGCGATGAGCAATCAATCGAGCAAAGCTTGAGTACGTTCTCGTCCCATATGGTCAACATCGTCGACATCCTCGAGAAATTCGACGAGAATTCACTCGTCATTTTCGATGAGCTCGGAGCCGGCACCGATCCCCAGGAAGGGGCGGCGCTTGCCATTTCATTGCTGGACGAGGTGCATGGCAGAGGCGCACGCGTCATCGCGACGACCCATTATCCGGAACTGAAAGCGTATGGCTACAACCGGGAAGGGGTCGCCAATGCCAGCGTCGAGTTCGACGTGGAGACATTGAGCCCGACGTACCGGTTGCTGATCGGCGTGCCGGGGCGCAGCAACGCATTCGAAATTTCCAAGCGTCTCGGCTTGCCGGAACATATCATTTCCCATGCGAAGAGCTTCACGGGAACCGACCGCAAAGAAGTCGACTCGATGATCGCCTCGCTCGAGAAGAGCCGGCGAGAAGCTGAACGGGATGCGGAAGAAACCCGTTCCGTGTTAGAAGAATCTGAGGCCTTGAAAGAAGGATTGGCAAAACGCCTCGCGGAGTATGAAAGCCGCAAGGAACAACTCGAAGATAAAGCGAAAGAAAAAGCGCGCAAAATCGTCGACCAGGCACGGGCGGAAGCAGACGCCGTCATCAAGGAACTGCGCCAGATGCAACTTGCCCAGCAGACAGGCGTAAAAGAACATCAGCTGATCGATGCGAAAAAACGGCTGGAAGATGCCATGCCGGAAAACCGCGTCTTGAAAAAAGCGAAAAAGAAAAACGAACCGGTCGCCCTGAAACCGAACGACGAAGTGAAAGTGCTGTCCTATGGCCAAAAAGGGACATTGGTCGAAAAGGTTTCAGATACGGAATGGATCGTACAGGTCGGCATCTTGAAAATGAAGCTGCCGGAATCCGACCTCAGCTATACGAAGCCCGAAAAGCAAAAGGAAACACGCACGATGACCAGCTTGAAAGGCCGCGAAGGCTATACGAAAATGGAGCTGGACCTTCGCGGGGAGCGGTACGAAGATGCCTTGTCGCGCGTGGAGAAGTATTTGGACGATGCCTTGCTGGCGAATTACCATCAAGTCTCCATCATCCACGGAAAAGGGACGGGCGCGCTTCGCCAAGGCGTGCAGCAATACTTGAAAAAACATCCGCGCGTCAAAAGTTACCGTTTTGGCGAAGCGGGTGAAGGCGGCTCGGGTGTAACGGTCGCTGAATTGAAGTAAGGGCGGAAGGGGAGCTTGCAGATGTTCGAAGAAGGATTTTGGACCCACCCGCTCGTCGAGACAGCTGGCTATTTCAGTGTGGTGGTGCTGTGCTTGATCGTGGCGATGGTCATTTTTGAAATCGTGACGAAGTATAAGAACTGGGAAGAAATCAAGAGCGGCAACTTGGCCGTGGCAATGGCGACAGGCGGGAAGATTTTCGGTGTCACGAATATTTTCCGCTTCTCGATCGAACAGCACACGACACTGTTCGAAATGATCGGCTGGGGACTATTCGGTTTCGTGCTCTTGATCTTTGCTTATCTCCTCTTTGAGTTTCTGACACCGAAATTCAAGGTGGACGAAGAAATTGCCCGTGACAACCGTTCGGTCGGCTTGATTTCGATGACCATTTCGGTCGGCTTATCGTACGTTATCGGGGCAAGTATTTCATAGGAGTTGGAACGAATGGAAAACCTGATCAAAATCTTAATCGTTTTTTGTATCTTGTTCGTGCTTGTAGGAATCGTCTTCCTATTTATCTTTTGAAAACGGCCTTTGTGCCGTTTTTTTTTTTAATCGAATAAAACAAGGCGAAAATTAAACCGGAAAGTGAATACAGAAAAATAGAGCGATCAAATCGCTCCAGGCGGACGCTTTTATGCCTGCCGGAAAGACGGAGGTGTTATAGAATAGTACTAGGGCTGAATATAAAATGAAGAGTTCCTCCTTTATAGAAAATAATGTTTGAAAGCGCTATCATAATTCTTTATACTTAATGTAGGAATATTCTCACGATTCCGATAACAGAGGGGGAGGTAGAAAGTATGTCCGAAAAACCGTGGTTAGCCCATTACCCGCCGGAAGTACCGCACACGCTTACGTATCCGAGCATACCGGTCCAGGATTATTTAACGAAAGCCTATGAAGACTTTCCGCAGAAAACCGCCATCCATTTCCTGGGCAAGGACATTAGCTATGAAGAGTTGTATCAATCTGCCATGAAAATGGCGAATTACCTTCAAAAGCTGGGCATCGAAAAAGGGGACCGGGTATCCATCATGTTGCCAAACTGCCCACAGGCGGTCATCAGCTTCTATGGAATCCTTTACGCTGGGGGTGTCGTCGTCATGACGAATCCGCTTTATACGGAGCGGGAAATTGCCTACCAGATGAAAGATTCCGGTGCGAAGGCAATCATCGCACTTGATATTTTGTTCCCGCGGATCAACAAAGTGATCAAAGAAACGGATCTTGAGAATGTTATCGTTACGGGTATCAAGGATTATTTATCATTCCCGAAAAACCTGGTCTACCCGTTCATCCAGAAAAAGCAATATGGCATGACTGTGAAAGTCGAACACCGGGGAATCAATCACCTCTTCACGGAAATCATGAAAACAGCTTCGCCGCAAATCACACAGCCACCATTCGATTTCGACGAAGATTTAGCGCTTTTGCAATACACCGGCGGAACGACCGGCTCGCCAAAAGGCGTCATGCTGACACACCGCAATTTAATCTCCAATGCGACGATGTGCGACGCTTGGCTCTATAAATCGAAGCATGGCGAAGAGACGATCATGGGGATCATCCCCCTATTCCATGTATATGGATTGACGACTGTCCTGATCTTGTCCGTCATGCAAGGCAATAAGATGGTGCTATTGCCGAAATTCGATCCAGAGCAGGCCTTGAAGACCATCAATAAGCAAAAGCCGACACTGTTCCCTGGCGCACCGACGCTTTACATCGGTTTGTTGAACCACCCGGATATCCAGAAATACGACCTGTCTTCGATTGAAGCATGCTTGAGCGGATCAGCGCCGCTGCCGACGGAAGTGCAGGAGAAATTCGAACGCATCACGGGCGGCAAGCTCGTCGAAGGCTACGGCCTGACCGAAACCTCACCGGTTACCCACTCGAATCTCGTATGGGGTGAACGGACAAAAGGCTCGATCGGCATGCCGTATCCGGATACGGATTGCGAAATTTTCCTCCCAGGGACTACTGATCCGGTACCGAACGGCCAGATCGGTGAAATCGCCATCAAAGGGCCGCAGGTGATGAAGGGCTATTGGAACCGTCCTGATGCAACGGCAGCTACGATCGTCGATGGCTGGCTATTGACTGGCGATCTTGGCTACATGGATGACGAAGGGCATTTCTTTATCGTCGACCGTAAAAAAGACATGATCATCGCCGGGGGCTTCAATATCTATCCAAGGGAAATCGAGGAAGTGCTGTATGAACACGAAGCGATACAGGAATGTGTCGTCGCCGGAATCCCGGACCCGTACCGCGGTGAAACGGTAAAGGCATACATCGTGGCCAAAGAAGGGTATACTGTTACAGAAGAGCAATTGGATAAGCATTGCCGCGAACATCTTGCAGCTTTCAAAGTGCCGCGTATCTACGAGTTCCGTAAAGAACTTCCGAAAACGGCAGTCGGCAAGATTCTGCGCAGATCGCTGGTGGATGAAGAAATCGCCAAACGCAACGAAGCGGTGCCTTCGTAACTCAGGCAAAAGCTTGACACAATTTATACAAAACGATAATATGAAAATATGAATGAATCGCCATTCATATTTTCATATTTTTTTGGGTGGTGACAGGATGGTAAAGAAGGATAAACCGAAATATAAGCAAATCATCGATGCTGCGGTCATCGTCATCGCAGAAAATGGTTACCACCAAGCGCAAGTCTCGAAAATTGCCAAGCAAGCCGGTGTAGCGGACGGGACGATTTATTTGTATTTCAAGAATAAGGAAGACATTCTCATTTCCGTTTTCCAGGAGAAGATGGGCGTGTTCGTCAGCGAATTGGAAAAGATCATCGCGAAAGATGCAAGTGCAGCCGACAAGCTGGGCATGATGATCAACAGCCATTTCAGCTTGCTCGCAAGCGATCTGCATCTGGCGATCGTGACGCAGCTGGAACTTCGCCAGTCCAATCACGATATCCGCATGAAAATCAATAATGTCTTGCGGGGGTATTTGAAATTGATGGACCGGATCCTGGTCAGCGGCATGGAATCAGGAGAATTTGATCAAAATATGGATATTCGTTTAGCCCGGCAGATGGTTTTTGGTACAATGGATGAGACCATTACTACCTGGGTGATGAACGATCACAAGTATGATTTGGTCGAACTCGCACCGAAAGTGCAGCGCTTATTGCTGAAAGGCATGCAAGCGTAAAGGGAGGGGATGAGCAGGTGGAATTTATCAGTTGGAAAAAAGAAGATGGGGTAGCGATCGCGACGATCAACCGGCCGCCGGCAAATGCATTGTCTCGCGCGCTGATCTTGGAAGTCGATGCACTTCTGGATGAGGTGAAAAACGACCCCGATGTCCGGGCAATCGTCCTGCACGGGGAAGGGCGTTTCTTCTCGGCGGGCGCAGACATCAAGGAGTTCACGGAAGTGACTTCAGGCGAGGAATTCTCGAAACTGTCAGCAAGCGGCCAAGCCGTATTCGAGCGTGTGGAAACATTCCATAAGCCGGTCATCGCCGCAATCCACGGCGCCGCACTCGGGGGCGGCTTGGAGCTTGCGATGAGCTGCCATATGCGTTTTGTCACGGAAAATGCTAAACTGGGATTGCCGGAACTGCAACTCGGCTTGATACCTGGATTTGCAGGGACACAGCGCCTGCCGCGCTATGTCGGAGTGGCAAAAGCCGCTGAAATGCTCTTGACGAGCGATCCGGTCACAGGCAAAGAAGCGGTGCAGCTCGGTCTTGCCAACCGTTCCTTCGGCGAAGAAGACCTTCTTCCGCAAACGCTTTCAATTGCGAAGAAAATTGCGAAAAAGAGCCCGGTTTCCGTGAAGGCGGCAATCGACATGCTTCAGTATTCGAAGCGCGGCGCTTTTGATGAAGGCGTCAAAGCAGAAGCGGATTCATTCGGTACAGTGTTCGTATCGGAAGATGCAAAGGAAGGCATCGGCGCTTTCCTGGAAAAACGCGAAGCACAATTTAAAGGGAAATAATACTTGGGAGGTTTACGTTCATGAACATTTATGTATTGGTAAAACGCACGTTCGACACAGAGGAAAAACTGGTTGTCTCCGGTGGCCAGATCCAGGAAGATGGCGCGGAATTCATCATCAACCCATATGACGAGTATGCGATCGAAGAGGCCATCACGGTCCGCGACGCTCACGGCGGCGAAGTGACGGTTGTCACAATCGGTGATGAGGAAGCTGAAAAGCAATTGCGCACAGCTCTTGCCATGGGTGCTGATAAAGCAGTCTTGATCAACACAGAAGACGATGTGGAGGAAATGGACCAGTTTACGGCAGCTTACATACTGGCAGAGTACTTGAAAGACAAAGACGCGGACTTGATCCTTGCAGGGAACGTCGCAATCGACGGCGGGTCCGGCCAGGTCGGGCCACGCGTCGCCGATTTGCTTGACATCAACTACGTAACGACAATCACAAGCCTTGAAATCGAAGGTGAAACGGTGAAAATCGTCCGTGATATCGAAGGGGATGCAGAAGAGCTCGAAACTTCATTGCCGCTATTGGTAACTGCCCAGCAAGGCTTGAACGAGCCGCGCTATCCGTCTCTTCCAGGAATCATGAAAGCGAAGAAAAAGCCGCTTGAAGAGCTTGAGCTCGACGACCTGGATATCGACGAAGACGATGTAGAAGCGAAAACGGAAACGATCGAAGTATACTTGCCGCCGAAAAAAGAAGCCGGCCGCATTTTGGAAGGCGAAATTCCTAGCCAAGTCTCTGAATTGGTCAGCCTGCTTCGCTCTGAAGCCAAAGTAATATAAATATACGCCAATCATTTATTTTCACATCTACTTAGGGGGTTAACGGACTATG
Proteins encoded:
- the polX gene encoding DNA polymerase/3'-5' exonuclease PolX, coding for MNKKIIIRTLENIALYMELKGDNPFKVSAFRKAAQALELDQRSLDEIDDVTKLKGIGKGTGDVITELLNDGKSSVLEELQEEVPKGLVPMLKLQGLGGKKIAKLYKELGVDSMESLKQACIDGRVQALPGFGKKSEEKILLELENFETDPGRHPIWKTEETVAFIENLLTTISDVAEFSVAGSFRRTKETSKDLDFIVATDEPAKVKEQLLAGLPVKETIASGDTKVSVAVEVVEPIDVDFRLVAPEEFATALHHFTGSKDHNVRMRQLAKAKKEKISEYGVEQEDGSVLTFESEEAFFAHFDLSFIPPTVREDGREIDRIDELPHLVTVDDIRGDLHMHTTWSDGAHSIDEMIDACRGEGYEYMVITDHSQYLKVANGLTPERLIEQNGKIREANKRHEGIEVLSGTEMDILPDGSLDFDDEVLAKLDFVIASIHSSFQQPQEQIMARILTAMKNPYVHMIAHPTGRIVGKRDGYNPDVEQILDWAKEYGKIVELNASPYRLDLAVEWLVMAQEKGVPVAINTDAHSIEGLDVMATGVRHAQKAWLKKDNVVNTWPLEKLRDFLKR
- a CDS encoding endonuclease MutS2, producing the protein MIAERALRTLEFYKIREEVAAFCTSSLGKGLVKELLPSTDIAEVNRLLEEMDEAAQLLRVKNNVPMGGISDIRPHAKRAQIGGSLSPVELMEVSSTIRASRILRHFLEAFDAEEDAPIPHFMEKKESMPILTQLEHDINACIDDNGAVVDSASPELRSIRQSLRAQESRVREKLESLIRGRNASKMLSDSIVTIRNDRFVIPVKQEYRSHYGGIVHDQSSSGQTLFIEPNAVVQANNEVRRLKLKEKEEIDRILQMLSAKVQEVAHELFTLVGVLAEVDLILAKAKYGQAHKCSTPEMNTEGYINLKKARHPLIPQDEVVPNDIEFGRDITAIVITGPNTGGKTVTLKTVGLSTLMAQAGLPVPALEGSELAVFDQVFADIGDEQSIEQSLSTFSSHMVNIVDILEKFDENSLVIFDELGAGTDPQEGAALAISLLDEVHGRGARVIATTHYPELKAYGYNREGVANASVEFDVETLSPTYRLLIGVPGRSNAFEISKRLGLPEHIISHAKSFTGTDRKEVDSMIASLEKSRREAERDAEETRSVLEESEALKEGLAKRLAEYESRKEQLEDKAKEKARKIVDQARAEADAVIKELRQMQLAQQTGVKEHQLIDAKKRLEDAMPENRVLKKAKKKNEPVALKPNDEVKVLSYGQKGTLVEKVSDTEWIVQVGILKMKLPESDLSYTKPEKQKETRTMTSLKGREGYTKMELDLRGERYEDALSRVEKYLDDALLANYHQVSIIHGKGTGALRQGVQQYLKKHPRVKSYRFGEAGEGGSGVTVAELK
- a CDS encoding DUF350 domain-containing protein produces the protein MFEEGFWTHPLVETAGYFSVVVLCLIVAMVIFEIVTKYKNWEEIKSGNLAVAMATGGKIFGVTNIFRFSIEQHTTLFEMIGWGLFGFVLLIFAYLLFEFLTPKFKVDEEIARDNRSVGLISMTISVGLSYVIGASIS
- a CDS encoding AMP-binding protein; protein product: MSEKPWLAHYPPEVPHTLTYPSIPVQDYLTKAYEDFPQKTAIHFLGKDISYEELYQSAMKMANYLQKLGIEKGDRVSIMLPNCPQAVISFYGILYAGGVVVMTNPLYTEREIAYQMKDSGAKAIIALDILFPRINKVIKETDLENVIVTGIKDYLSFPKNLVYPFIQKKQYGMTVKVEHRGINHLFTEIMKTASPQITQPPFDFDEDLALLQYTGGTTGSPKGVMLTHRNLISNATMCDAWLYKSKHGEETIMGIIPLFHVYGLTTVLILSVMQGNKMVLLPKFDPEQALKTINKQKPTLFPGAPTLYIGLLNHPDIQKYDLSSIEACLSGSAPLPTEVQEKFERITGGKLVEGYGLTETSPVTHSNLVWGERTKGSIGMPYPDTDCEIFLPGTTDPVPNGQIGEIAIKGPQVMKGYWNRPDATAATIVDGWLLTGDLGYMDDEGHFFIVDRKKDMIIAGGFNIYPREIEEVLYEHEAIQECVVAGIPDPYRGETVKAYIVAKEGYTVTEEQLDKHCREHLAAFKVPRIYEFRKELPKTAVGKILRRSLVDEEIAKRNEAVPS
- a CDS encoding TetR/AcrR family transcriptional regulator, which translates into the protein MVKKDKPKYKQIIDAAVIVIAENGYHQAQVSKIAKQAGVADGTIYLYFKNKEDILISVFQEKMGVFVSELEKIIAKDASAADKLGMMINSHFSLLASDLHLAIVTQLELRQSNHDIRMKINNVLRGYLKLMDRILVSGMESGEFDQNMDIRLARQMVFGTMDETITTWVMNDHKYDLVELAPKVQRLLLKGMQA
- a CDS encoding enoyl-CoA hydratase; the protein is MEFISWKKEDGVAIATINRPPANALSRALILEVDALLDEVKNDPDVRAIVLHGEGRFFSAGADIKEFTEVTSGEEFSKLSASGQAVFERVETFHKPVIAAIHGAALGGGLELAMSCHMRFVTENAKLGLPELQLGLIPGFAGTQRLPRYVGVAKAAEMLLTSDPVTGKEAVQLGLANRSFGEEDLLPQTLSIAKKIAKKSPVSVKAAIDMLQYSKRGAFDEGVKAEADSFGTVFVSEDAKEGIGAFLEKREAQFKGK
- a CDS encoding electron transfer flavoprotein subunit beta/FixA family protein — protein: MNIYVLVKRTFDTEEKLVVSGGQIQEDGAEFIINPYDEYAIEEAITVRDAHGGEVTVVTIGDEEAEKQLRTALAMGADKAVLINTEDDVEEMDQFTAAYILAEYLKDKDADLILAGNVAIDGGSGQVGPRVADLLDINYVTTITSLEIEGETVKIVRDIEGDAEELETSLPLLVTAQQGLNEPRYPSLPGIMKAKKKPLEELELDDLDIDEDDVEAKTETIEVYLPPKKEAGRILEGEIPSQVSELVSLLRSEAKVI